A genomic segment from Chitinophaga flava encodes:
- a CDS encoding TIGR01777 family oxidoreductase, with product MKHKRIIIAGGSGFIGRSLAEYFGTDNDIVILTRNPPATAVTAVKDGEITHTRGSIQYLAWDGRTRGDWAAALEGADLLINLTGKSVNCRYNSHNKQEIFDSRTHATTILGEVLRTLTQPPKLWINAASATIYRHAEDRPMDEYNGEIENDFSVQVCKQWEAAFDAITLPHTRKVILRIGVTLGWQPGGVMQPYLNLVKFGLGGHQGNGRQMFTWVHIVDVCRMIDWLYQHDQASGVYNCTAPNPVPNKTFMRLLRKSAGRLFGLPAPAPLLAIGAALIGTETELLLKSRWVLPAKALREGFSFQYPTLEKAFPDILAHMPRSAYHLF from the coding sequence ATGAAACATAAACGCATCATTATAGCGGGTGGCAGCGGTTTTATTGGCCGAAGTCTGGCAGAATACTTTGGTACTGACAACGATATAGTCATACTGACCCGTAATCCGCCAGCGACAGCTGTTACCGCAGTGAAAGATGGAGAGATCACCCATACACGGGGCAGCATACAATACCTGGCCTGGGATGGCCGTACCAGGGGCGACTGGGCTGCTGCTCTGGAAGGCGCTGATTTACTGATCAACCTGACCGGTAAAAGTGTGAATTGCCGTTACAATTCCCATAACAAACAGGAAATCTTTGATAGCCGTACACATGCCACCACTATACTCGGAGAGGTTCTCCGAACGCTGACACAGCCGCCAAAACTCTGGATCAATGCTGCCAGCGCTACCATATACCGCCATGCCGAAGACCGCCCTATGGATGAGTATAACGGAGAGATCGAAAATGATTTTTCTGTGCAGGTATGCAAACAATGGGAAGCCGCTTTTGATGCAATAACGTTGCCGCATACACGTAAAGTAATTCTTCGTATAGGCGTTACCTTAGGATGGCAGCCGGGCGGTGTCATGCAACCTTATCTCAATCTGGTGAAATTCGGTCTGGGCGGGCATCAGGGCAATGGCCGGCAGATGTTTACCTGGGTGCATATTGTGGATGTATGCCGTATGATTGACTGGTTGTACCAACATGATCAGGCCAGTGGTGTTTACAATTGTACGGCACCTAATCCTGTTCCCAACAAAACCTTTATGCGGTTGCTCCGGAAAAGTGCCGGCCGCCTCTTCGGGTTACCGGCGCCAGCTCCATTGCTGGCCATTGGTGCGGCCCTTATAGGCACGGAAACAGAGCTGCTGCTCAAAAGCAGGTGGGTATTGCCTGCAAAAGCCCTGCGGGAAGGGTTTTCCTTCCAATACCCGACACTGGAGAAGGCTTTCCCCGACATCCTGGCCCATATGCCCCGAAGCGCTTATCACTTGTTCTGA
- a CDS encoding YifB family Mg chelatase-like AAA ATPase, with protein MIVKTFGSAIYGVNAITITIEVNVSSQGNRFYMVGLPDSAVKESERRIESAISHLGFKMPRTRTVVNMAPADIRKAGAAYDLPIAVGILGASGKIPAGSFARYLLMGELSLDGTVLPIRGALSMAIQAQQEGFSGFVLPAVNAREAAMVEHLEVYGVSHLSEVLQFFRQPDSLTPVHVSAQEHFSVGQSLFDVDFSDVKGQHNIKRALEIAAAGGHNAILIGPPGAGKTMLAQRLATILPPLTLQEALETTKIHSVAGKLPGHASLISKRPFRSPHHTISDTALVGGGSVPQPGEISLAHHGVLFLDELPEFKRKVLEVMRQPLEERRVTISRARSAIDFPAGFMLLASMNPCPCGYFNHPEKECSCSPGMVQKYLNRVSGPLLDRIDLHVEVTPVSFSALTENREEEKSTYIRERVIAARTLQARRYAAYPGIFCNAQVNSQQLRAHCTINDNCNQLLKDAIRRLKLSARAYDRILKVSRTIADLARSESVEVPHMAEAIQYRSLDREGWGN; from the coding sequence ATGATTGTTAAAACCTTCGGCAGCGCCATCTATGGCGTCAATGCCATCACTATCACCATAGAGGTGAACGTATCTTCACAAGGAAACAGATTTTACATGGTAGGACTGCCAGACAGTGCAGTAAAGGAGAGTGAGCGGCGTATTGAGTCGGCCATTAGTCACCTGGGCTTTAAGATGCCCAGGACAAGAACGGTGGTGAATATGGCCCCTGCCGATATCCGTAAGGCCGGTGCAGCCTATGATCTGCCGATTGCAGTAGGCATACTGGGGGCTTCAGGTAAGATACCTGCCGGATCTTTTGCCCGTTATCTGCTGATGGGAGAGTTATCGCTGGATGGCACAGTGCTGCCTATCAGAGGAGCGTTATCTATGGCCATACAAGCGCAGCAGGAGGGTTTCAGCGGCTTTGTGCTGCCGGCCGTCAATGCCCGGGAAGCAGCCATGGTGGAGCACCTTGAAGTGTATGGTGTATCTCATCTTTCGGAGGTACTGCAGTTTTTCCGGCAACCAGACAGTCTTACACCGGTGCATGTTTCCGCGCAGGAGCATTTTAGTGTAGGGCAATCTCTTTTTGATGTGGATTTCAGCGATGTAAAAGGGCAGCATAATATCAAGCGGGCGCTGGAAATAGCTGCAGCCGGAGGACATAATGCGATCCTGATAGGTCCGCCGGGAGCGGGCAAAACCATGCTTGCACAGCGGCTGGCCACGATCTTGCCGCCGCTCACCCTGCAGGAAGCGCTGGAGACCACCAAGATTCATTCTGTAGCCGGGAAACTGCCTGGTCATGCTTCGCTGATATCGAAGCGGCCGTTCCGGTCGCCGCACCATACCATCAGTGATACTGCGCTGGTGGGCGGCGGCAGTGTCCCGCAACCTGGCGAGATCTCGCTGGCACATCATGGTGTATTGTTTCTCGACGAGCTGCCTGAATTTAAGCGCAAAGTGCTGGAGGTGATGCGTCAGCCACTGGAAGAGCGGCGGGTGACCATCTCCCGCGCCCGTTCTGCCATTGACTTTCCCGCGGGTTTTATGTTGCTGGCTTCCATGAATCCCTGCCCTTGCGGTTATTTCAACCATCCGGAAAAAGAATGCAGTTGTTCACCAGGGATGGTGCAAAAATACCTCAACAGGGTATCAGGTCCGCTGCTGGACCGTATAGACCTACATGTAGAGGTGACGCCGGTGTCTTTCAGCGCCCTGACAGAAAACAGGGAAGAAGAAAAAAGTACGTATATCCGTGAGCGTGTGATAGCAGCGCGGACGCTACAGGCGCGGCGTTATGCAGCCTATCCCGGTATTTTCTGCAATGCACAGGTCAACAGCCAGCAGCTGAGAGCACACTGCACCATCAACGACAACTGCAACCAGCTGCTGAAGGATGCCATCCGCCGATTAAAGCTGTCGGCCAGGGCCTATGACCGCATATTAAAAGTAAGCCGTACCATCGCCGACCTCGCCCGCAGTGAAAGCGTGGAAGTACCGCATATGGCGGAAGCTATTCAATACAGAAGCCTGGACCGGGAAGGATGGGGCAACTGA
- a CDS encoding FAD-dependent monooxygenase, whose protein sequence is MKTNTVLISGASIAGPALAYWLTKYGYDVTIVERSPTIRPGGHAVDFRGAVMPILKEMGIWEELLKYETRSGKITLVDKNNKKVARFPDGFTSGELEIMRGDLVKIMYETTRHQVNYIFNDTITALIQDEEGVNVTFKNSKPARYDFVFGADGLHSQVRSIAFGEENSFSSHMGVYIAIFTIPNFMNLGMDGLYYGTLGKRVGVFGSKQGTEAKASFYFCADRFHYDYRDIDQQKQIIRKNFSGEEWQVPRLLELMDTSSDFYFDSISQIKMDNWSRGRVALIGDAAHCASPMSGMGTSMAFIGAYILAGELRANNGNYQQAFANYETAMQGFVKRCQELAEGLDWFVPKTKFKHWMSQQFWKILPYTPWKNMMIEMPSKIANSISLKTYH, encoded by the coding sequence ATGAAAACTAACACCGTTCTGATCTCCGGTGCCAGTATTGCGGGCCCGGCACTGGCCTACTGGCTTACTAAATATGGATATGATGTTACTATTGTTGAACGTTCTCCTACTATCCGGCCTGGTGGTCATGCTGTAGACTTTCGGGGCGCAGTGATGCCCATATTGAAGGAAATGGGTATTTGGGAAGAACTGCTTAAATATGAAACCAGGTCCGGGAAAATCACGCTGGTAGATAAGAACAATAAGAAGGTAGCCCGTTTCCCGGATGGATTTACCAGTGGTGAACTGGAAATCATGCGGGGCGACCTGGTAAAGATAATGTACGAAACAACCCGTCATCAGGTAAATTATATCTTCAACGACACCATCACCGCGCTTATACAGGATGAGGAAGGTGTGAATGTCACTTTCAAAAACAGTAAACCCGCCCGCTATGATTTTGTATTCGGCGCCGACGGTCTGCATTCTCAGGTAAGGTCTATTGCTTTTGGAGAAGAAAACAGTTTTTCATCCCATATGGGAGTATATATCGCCATCTTTACTATACCCAACTTCATGAACCTGGGTATGGACGGATTGTATTACGGCACACTGGGCAAACGGGTGGGTGTTTTCGGGTCCAAACAAGGTACGGAAGCAAAAGCTTCATTCTATTTCTGCGCTGACCGTTTTCATTACGATTACAGAGATATCGATCAGCAAAAGCAGATCATCAGAAAAAACTTTTCCGGAGAAGAATGGCAGGTACCACGTCTGTTAGAATTGATGGATACATCTTCTGATTTTTATTTTGATTCCATCAGCCAGATTAAAATGGATAACTGGTCACGAGGCCGTGTTGCGCTCATTGGCGATGCAGCTCACTGCGCCTCTCCAATGTCGGGAATGGGTACTTCTATGGCTTTTATCGGCGCTTATATCCTGGCAGGAGAGCTGAGGGCAAACAACGGTAACTATCAGCAAGCCTTTGCTAACTATGAAACAGCGATGCAGGGCTTTGTAAAACGTTGCCAGGAGCTGGCTGAAGGGCTTGATTGGTTTGTGCCCAAAACAAAATTTAAGCACTGGATGAGCCAGCAATTTTGGAAGATATTACCTTATACTCCCTGGAAAAATATGATGATAGAGATGCCCTCAAAGATTGCTAATTCTATTTCCCTCAAAACATATCATTAG
- the yihA gene encoding ribosome biogenesis GTP-binding protein YihA/YsxC, which produces MVIKSAEYLISSPDWEQCPTPNMAEYAFIGRSNVGKSSLINVLANNEKLAKTSGTPGKTVLINHFLINKEWYLVDLPGYGFAKRSMSQRKQWEKMIENYLQKRSNLVNVFVLIDSRHSPQKLDIDFVNQLGEWNIPFSIVFTKADKSTQAEVSRNVKTFLQKMRETWEFLPPHFVTSTVKKTGRDAILGYIEEMNAQFRAIA; this is translated from the coding sequence ATGGTTATTAAGTCAGCAGAATATCTTATCAGTAGCCCCGATTGGGAGCAATGCCCCACTCCCAACATGGCAGAATACGCTTTTATCGGCCGTTCCAACGTGGGAAAGTCTTCACTGATCAATGTGCTGGCCAACAATGAAAAGCTGGCCAAAACTTCCGGCACACCCGGAAAAACAGTGTTGATCAACCACTTCCTCATCAATAAAGAATGGTATCTGGTGGATTTGCCCGGATACGGTTTTGCCAAAAGAAGTATGTCCCAACGCAAACAATGGGAGAAGATGATCGAAAACTATCTGCAGAAACGGTCCAACCTGGTAAATGTTTTTGTGCTGATAGACAGCCGTCACAGCCCGCAGAAGCTGGATATCGACTTTGTCAATCAACTGGGAGAATGGAATATTCCTTTCAGTATTGTATTCACAAAAGCCGATAAAAGCACACAGGCGGAAGTAAGCCGCAACGTAAAAACATTCCTCCAGAAAATGCGGGAAACCTGGGAGTTTCTGCCACCTCACTTCGTGACATCTACCGTTAAAAAAACAGGGCGCGACGCCATCCTGGGATATATTGAAGAAATGAATGCTCAGTTCAGGGCTATTGCCTGA
- the porT gene encoding type IX secretion/gliding motility protein PorT/SprT, with protein MFYLLRYALISLLILFVLPASAQTNLNMIDHDAKPYYFGITLAANQSFFKLAHSPAFLATDSIMVAEPLKTMGFNLGLLANARLSEHFDLRFNPQLLFASKNLYYRDTYPKPTDSDKKIESILLSFPLQLKFKSDRIGNMRVYVIGGLKYDYDLASNARARRAENLIKIQKSDYGYEAGAGFEFYFESFIFSPEFKISNGFGNVLVKDPNLRYANVIEKLQSRMIVFSIHLEG; from the coding sequence ATGTTCTATCTACTGCGCTACGCGCTGATATCCCTGTTGATCCTGTTTGTGCTGCCGGCATCAGCACAAACCAACCTGAATATGATAGACCATGATGCAAAACCCTATTATTTCGGCATAACACTGGCCGCCAACCAGTCGTTTTTCAAGCTCGCCCATTCTCCTGCCTTTCTGGCAACAGACTCTATTATGGTGGCAGAGCCCCTGAAAACGATGGGGTTTAACCTGGGATTACTGGCCAATGCCCGCCTGTCGGAGCATTTTGACCTCCGGTTTAATCCACAGCTGCTTTTTGCGTCCAAGAACCTGTATTACCGGGATACCTATCCCAAACCTACAGACAGCGATAAAAAGATCGAATCTATCCTGCTGAGCTTTCCGTTGCAACTTAAATTCAAGTCGGACCGCATCGGTAATATGCGTGTATACGTGATCGGCGGCCTGAAATACGATTATGACCTGGCCTCCAATGCACGCGCCCGCCGCGCAGAAAACCTGATCAAAATCCAAAAGAGCGATTATGGTTATGAGGCCGGCGCCGGCTTCGAATTTTACTTCGAAAGCTTCATCTTCTCCCCTGAATTTAAAATCAGTAACGGCTTTGGCAACGTGTTGGTAAAAGATCCCAACCTGCGCTATGCTAATGTCATTGAAAAGCTGCAGTCCCGTATGATCGTATTCTCCATACATCTGGAAGGATAA
- a CDS encoding ribonuclease H-like YkuK family protein, with protein MQWRRFNGEAIHLPIKEEVRDAIIRETARGFRLKVCIGTDSQVKGLDTEFATVIVFLREGHGGFMFIHNERTKDCYSIKERMLVEVAKSIEIAYELCDLFTEYDVDMEVHADINTNPQFKSNLALREAMGYILGMGFAFKAKPEAFASSSCANKIVN; from the coding sequence ATGCAATGGAGAAGATTTAATGGAGAGGCAATCCACCTTCCTATAAAGGAAGAAGTGCGGGATGCCATTATCCGGGAGACTGCCCGGGGATTTCGCCTGAAAGTGTGCATTGGCACCGATTCTCAGGTAAAAGGACTGGATACTGAGTTTGCCACTGTGATTGTTTTCCTCCGGGAAGGTCATGGCGGATTTATGTTTATCCACAATGAAAGAACCAAGGACTGCTATTCCATCAAGGAACGTATGCTGGTGGAAGTGGCCAAAAGTATTGAAATCGCCTATGAACTGTGCGACCTGTTTACCGAATATGATGTAGATATGGAAGTACATGCCGATATCAATACCAATCCTCAGTTCAAAAGTAACCTGGCCCTGCGTGAAGCCATGGGTTATATTCTTGGTATGGGCTTCGCTTTTAAAGCCAAGCCTGAAGCCTTCGCCAGCAGCAGCTGTGCTAACAAAATAGTGAACTAG
- the ubiE gene encoding bifunctional demethylmenaquinone methyltransferase/2-methoxy-6-polyprenyl-1,4-benzoquinol methylase UbiE — protein sequence MSPETNVQKIVPFEGSKLSKKEQIASMFDDIAYRYDFLNHFMSLGIDIIWRKKALSYLKSLQPKKMLDVATGTGDFAVMAEKKLHPESITGIDISEGMLAHGREKIKKLGLDNKITLQLGDSETISFPDQTFDAITVAFGVRNFENLEKGLSEMRRVLKPGGKLVILEFSNPTVFPIKQLYNSYFRLIVPLIGKFVAKSKAAYSYLPESVKAFPQGEEMRTILHNTGFQAVTCKTLTFGICSIYCATR from the coding sequence ATGTCGCCAGAAACAAATGTTCAGAAGATCGTTCCCTTTGAAGGATCAAAATTAAGCAAGAAGGAGCAGATAGCCTCCATGTTCGATGATATTGCTTACCGTTATGACTTTCTTAACCATTTTATGTCGCTCGGTATAGACATCATCTGGCGTAAAAAAGCACTTTCCTATTTAAAGAGCCTGCAACCGAAAAAGATGCTGGACGTGGCCACCGGTACCGGTGATTTTGCTGTCATGGCCGAGAAAAAGCTGCACCCCGAAAGCATTACCGGCATCGATATCTCCGAAGGTATGCTGGCCCATGGACGGGAAAAAATAAAAAAACTGGGACTGGACAATAAAATCACCCTGCAGTTGGGCGATAGTGAAACAATAAGTTTCCCGGACCAGACGTTTGATGCCATAACGGTAGCCTTCGGTGTACGTAATTTCGAAAACCTGGAAAAAGGGTTGTCTGAAATGCGCCGGGTACTGAAACCAGGTGGAAAACTTGTGATCCTCGAATTTTCGAACCCTACAGTTTTTCCTATTAAACAATTATATAATTCGTACTTTCGTCTTATCGTACCTCTGATCGGGAAATTTGTGGCCAAAAGCAAAGCGGCCTACAGTTATCTGCCAGAATCCGTGAAAGCGTTCCCGCAGGGCGAAGAAATGCGAACCATATTACATAACACAGGATTCCAGGCCGTTACATGCAAAACGCTCACATTCGGCATATGTTCTATCTACTGCGCTACGCGCTGA
- a CDS encoding MutS-related protein: protein MQLDKTSYYDLSIFNRDEEYSLFHRLDFTTTAGGRDYLRQLFSSPLQDITAIQNRQKALQYILDLENNWPSTISNGTIVVVDNYLEAQIEPISNTEGLPLRLQAIINKTLYAPDFGYIKFSFTQLVNLLRGFRTFVDVFNSDQTPKVLKVLLDRAQQLLHKKDFSDILETEAAGNLNYVEILRYDNYIRKRHKKVVEELVTLYHQLDAFYAMAKAIKHYKLGFPAFTNNPRPAIKARQLYHIILQEPVAYDITLDEQNHFLFLTGANMAGKTTFIRAVGIAVFMAHIGMGVPAKEMELSFFHGIFSNIQVQDNIFKGESYFYSEVQRIKNTILQINNGKNWLVLIDEMFKGTNVEDAKNCSLAVIRGLLRSSNCLFILSTHLYEIADELQQEQRILFKYFESEVIDDNLHFTYLLKDGIAKEKIGYLILKREKVLDLLNQIN, encoded by the coding sequence ATGCAGCTGGACAAAACATCCTATTATGACCTGTCAATCTTCAACAGGGACGAAGAATACTCCTTATTTCACCGGCTCGATTTTACTACCACTGCAGGCGGAAGAGACTATTTGCGCCAGCTTTTCAGCTCACCCTTACAGGACATCACCGCCATCCAGAACCGGCAAAAAGCCCTGCAATATATTCTGGACCTGGAAAACAACTGGCCATCCACTATTTCCAACGGTACCATTGTAGTGGTGGACAACTACCTGGAAGCCCAGATTGAGCCCATCTCCAACACGGAAGGACTACCATTACGGCTCCAGGCCATCATCAATAAAACCCTGTACGCGCCGGATTTCGGGTATATCAAGTTTTCCTTTACCCAGCTGGTGAACCTGCTCCGCGGATTCCGCACCTTTGTGGATGTATTTAATTCAGATCAGACGCCGAAAGTATTAAAGGTATTACTGGACAGGGCACAGCAACTGCTACATAAAAAGGATTTCAGCGATATCCTGGAAACAGAGGCTGCGGGGAACCTGAATTATGTGGAAATTCTCCGGTATGACAATTATATCAGGAAGAGACATAAAAAAGTAGTAGAGGAACTGGTGACCCTTTATCATCAGCTGGACGCCTTTTATGCTATGGCCAAAGCCATCAAACATTATAAGCTCGGGTTTCCTGCTTTCACCAACAATCCGCGACCGGCTATCAAAGCCAGGCAGCTGTATCATATTATCCTGCAGGAACCGGTAGCCTATGATATCACCCTGGATGAACAAAATCACTTTTTGTTTCTCACCGGCGCCAACATGGCCGGCAAAACCACTTTCATCCGGGCAGTAGGTATTGCCGTATTCATGGCTCATATAGGCATGGGCGTACCTGCCAAAGAAATGGAACTCAGCTTTTTCCATGGCATCTTCAGTAATATACAAGTACAGGACAATATCTTCAAAGGAGAGAGTTATTTCTACAGCGAAGTACAACGTATCAAAAATACCATCCTGCAAATTAACAACGGTAAAAACTGGCTGGTACTGATTGATGAGATGTTTAAAGGGACCAATGTGGAAGACGCGAAAAACTGTTCCCTGGCCGTTATCCGGGGACTGCTGCGCAGTTCCAACTGTCTGTTTATCTTATCCACTCACCTGTATGAGATTGCGGATGAACTGCAACAGGAACAAAGGATATTGTTTAAATATTTTGAATCAGAAGTGATTGATGATAACCTGCACTTTACCTATCTTTTGAAAGATGGTATTGCCAAAGAAAAAATCGGTTATCTGATCCTGAAGCGGGAGAAAGTACTCGACCTGTTGAATCAGATTAATTAA
- a CDS encoding CoA-binding protein produces METINDKKLTVVLGASPNPERYSNMAVNRLTDKGHPVVAIGKKSAVIGDIPIVTDHPPLEHVDTVTMYLNPGLQKEYYDYILQLRPRRIIFNPGAENEELEELARKNNIQPLEACTLVLLSTGQF; encoded by the coding sequence ATGGAAACCATCAACGATAAGAAACTCACTGTGGTACTGGGAGCCTCGCCCAATCCGGAACGATATAGCAATATGGCTGTTAACAGGCTGACCGACAAAGGCCATCCGGTAGTAGCGATCGGTAAAAAGTCTGCTGTCATTGGTGATATTCCCATTGTTACAGACCATCCACCGCTGGAACATGTTGATACCGTAACGATGTACCTCAACCCCGGTTTACAGAAAGAATACTATGATTATATCCTGCAGTTGCGGCCGCGACGGATTATTTTTAATCCCGGCGCCGAAAACGAGGAACTGGAAGAACTGGCCCGAAAAAACAATATACAACCGCTGGAAGCCTGTACCCTCGTGCTGTTGAGCACCGGACAGTTTTAA
- a CDS encoding dihydroorotase → MQNYLIRNIAVVNEGKTTVQDVWIKDSRIEKTGPNLTVSGNYQEINGEGKYLLPGVIDDQVHFREPGLTEKATIYTEARAAVAGGTTTFMEMPNTKPAALTQELLEDKYAIGQQHSLANYSFFMGVSNDNVEEVLKTNEKKDRVCGVKVFMGSSTGNMLVDNYLTLEKIFSGTELLIATHCEDEKIIRSNMEAFQQEKGDRLTAADHPLIRSVEACFESSWTAVQFAKKHDARLHILHISTAKELQLFTNMMPLEQKRITAEVCVHHLHFTADDYKLYSNLIKCNPAIKAPEHKAALWQGLLDDRLDIIATDHAPHTWAEKQQPYLQAPSGVPLVQHSLLLMLEYVKKGTISIEKVVEKMSHAPAICFRIKDRGFIREGYYADCVIVDMNDKTPVAKENIYYKCGWSPFENHVFPAAITHTFVSGHLAYANGQFDESVKGQRLRFER, encoded by the coding sequence ATGCAAAACTATCTCATCAGGAACATAGCTGTAGTCAACGAAGGCAAGACTACAGTACAGGATGTATGGATCAAAGACAGCCGTATAGAAAAGACGGGGCCCAATCTCACTGTCAGCGGCAACTACCAGGAAATCAACGGAGAAGGTAAATACCTGTTGCCCGGCGTGATAGATGATCAGGTACACTTCCGCGAACCGGGACTGACCGAAAAGGCTACTATCTATACAGAAGCACGCGCTGCCGTTGCCGGCGGTACTACCACCTTCATGGAAATGCCCAACACCAAACCCGCTGCCCTCACCCAGGAGTTACTGGAAGATAAGTATGCCATCGGCCAGCAACATTCCCTGGCTAATTACTCCTTTTTTATGGGCGTGTCTAACGACAATGTGGAAGAGGTGCTGAAAACCAATGAGAAAAAAGACCGTGTATGCGGTGTGAAAGTATTCATGGGTTCTTCTACCGGTAACATGCTGGTGGACAATTATCTCACCCTGGAGAAAATCTTTTCCGGCACAGAACTGCTGATTGCCACACACTGTGAAGATGAGAAGATCATCCGCAGCAATATGGAGGCTTTCCAGCAGGAAAAAGGCGATCGCCTTACTGCCGCTGACCATCCGCTGATCCGCAGCGTGGAAGCCTGCTTCGAATCATCCTGGACAGCTGTGCAGTTTGCAAAAAAACATGATGCACGTCTGCATATCCTCCACATATCTACTGCCAAGGAACTGCAACTGTTTACCAACATGATGCCGCTGGAACAAAAACGTATTACTGCGGAAGTATGTGTACATCACCTGCACTTTACAGCCGATGATTATAAACTGTACAGCAACCTGATCAAATGCAACCCGGCCATCAAAGCACCGGAGCATAAAGCTGCCCTCTGGCAGGGCCTCCTGGACGACCGGCTGGATATTATCGCCACCGACCACGCTCCTCATACCTGGGCAGAAAAACAACAGCCTTATCTCCAGGCACCATCAGGTGTTCCGCTGGTACAACACAGTCTGCTGCTGATGCTCGAGTACGTAAAAAAGGGTACTATCAGCATCGAAAAAGTAGTGGAAAAAATGAGCCATGCACCGGCCATCTGCTTCCGGATAAAAGACAGAGGCTTCATCAGAGAAGGCTATTACGCCGACTGTGTGATCGTGGACATGAACGATAAAACGCCTGTAGCCAAAGAAAATATCTACTATAAATGCGGATGGAGCCCGTTTGAAAACCATGTCTTCCCGGCAGCCATCACCCACACGTTTGTAAGCGGGCACCTGGCCTATGCAAATGGTCAGTTTGATGAGTCTGTAAAAGGACAGCGGCTCCGTTTTGAACGGTAG